One genomic region from Nostoc sphaeroides encodes:
- a CDS encoding type II toxin-antitoxin system VapC family toxin, producing MIIVDTGFWLALANKRDAVHISAKKRFQDLVNQQFITTWCVVTETCYLLQKRVGVDAPKIFIHKISTGKLQIFDLKQHHCQRIEELMEKYKDLPMDLADASLVILAEELGHGQILSVDYRDFNTYRWKNTEPFDNLFQEFL from the coding sequence ATGATCATAGTTGATACAGGCTTTTGGTTAGCTCTTGCCAATAAAAGAGATGCAGTTCATATATCCGCAAAAAAACGATTTCAAGATTTAGTTAATCAGCAATTTATTACGACCTGGTGTGTCGTTACGGAAACGTGCTATCTATTACAAAAAAGAGTAGGAGTAGATGCTCCAAAAATCTTTATTCATAAAATTTCTACAGGAAAGCTACAAATCTTTGATCTCAAACAACATCATTGCCAGCGTATTGAAGAACTGATGGAAAAATATAAAGACTTACCGATGGATTTAGCCGATGCCTCTCTCGTGATCCTTGCAGAAGAATTAGGTCATGGTCAAATTTTATCGGTTGATTATCGAGACTTCAACACCTATCGCTGGAAAAATACAGAACCGTTCGATAACCTCTTTCAGGAATTTTTATGA
- a CDS encoding REP-associated tyrosine transposase has translation MPNYRRPNVSGGTYFITQVTYQRESWLCTDIGRKSLREAIEKVREKYTFCIDAFVLLPDHFHCLWTLPPDDKYLSVRLRLIKTYVTKHYGQALGVNREVSQSRQKRGESNLWQRRFWEHLIRDERDFALHCDYIHDNPARHGLCENPQDWQYSSIHRFIAEGIYPTDWGKDDRKEKPQGYWDD, from the coding sequence ATGCCTAATTATAGAAGACCTAATGTTTCTGGAGGTACATATTTCATCACACAAGTCACTTATCAAAGAGAATCTTGGCTCTGTACTGATATAGGGAGAAAATCTCTCCGAGAAGCAATAGAAAAAGTAAGGGAAAAATATACTTTTTGTATTGATGCTTTTGTTTTATTACCTGATCATTTTCATTGTTTGTGGACTTTACCCCCTGATGATAAATATTTGTCGGTTAGATTACGCTTAATTAAAACTTATGTTACCAAACATTATGGACAAGCATTAGGAGTTAATCGGGAGGTTTCTCAATCACGACAAAAGCGAGGAGAAAGTAATCTTTGGCAACGTCGGTTTTGGGAGCATTTAATTCGGGATGAACGGGATTTTGCGCTCCATTGTGATTATATTCATGATAATCCGGCTCGACATGGATTGTGTGAAAATCCCCAAGATTGGCAGTATTCCAGTATTCATCGGTTTATCGCTGAGGGAATTTATCCAACCGATTGGGGTAAAGATGACAGAAAGGAAAAACCTCAAGGATATTGGGACGATTAG
- a CDS encoding site-specific integrase, with product MSGQNQGNCEETYSTSTHEYANADSTDFFADIFADFEPQNTTDGSYKGTMAKIKATELQYQAVFEQKLVEANTNLKRDRIRVSIKQTGNSLQLRATLPLKPGDRSLGKEKKQYDLSLGIPANLEGLKTAIEESYELGKLIARHTFEWNEKYLGIKSREKQEIKSIGELLDTFEEKYYKTRQQTITSQNTFANYISVLKRNFPLNTLATKNNCEEIINSFQGNKKNEVIAVTSVFIKTFELGFSLDVTRDNVTPAHREIPDDDKIVASFDLFEKFALNRKNTNISDEIDTWEMWRWVYGMLATFGLRPRELFVQPDIDWWISPQNIDHTWKVNKNTKTGYREVIPFVPEWIELFDLHNPKPLKILEKKVTKIASVQNINWMRRDISRWFRKVGIEFQPYDLRHACAIRAHLQGIPIKAAADNLGHTVDEHTKTYQRWFGIENRKKAFGEVISQKSLIELQKNEILALRIENERLRLEVERFRKILDISDK from the coding sequence ATGAGCGGACAAAATCAGGGTAATTGCGAGGAGACATATTCCACATCTACACATGAATATGCAAATGCAGACTCAACCGACTTTTTCGCCGATATTTTTGCAGATTTTGAGCCGCAGAACACCACAGACGGTAGCTACAAAGGAACAATGGCGAAAATTAAAGCAACAGAACTACAGTATCAAGCAGTTTTTGAGCAGAAGTTAGTCGAAGCTAATACTAATTTAAAGAGGGATAGAATTAGAGTTAGCATTAAACAAACTGGGAATTCTCTCCAGTTACGAGCTACCCTACCGTTAAAACCAGGCGATCGCAGCTTAGGTAAGGAAAAAAAGCAGTATGACTTGTCTCTAGGGATACCAGCAAATTTAGAGGGACTGAAAACTGCGATCGAGGAAAGTTACGAGTTGGGTAAATTAATCGCTCGCCATACTTTCGAGTGGAATGAGAAGTATTTAGGAATAAAATCTAGAGAAAAGCAAGAAATAAAAAGCATTGGAGAATTATTAGATACATTTGAGGAAAAATATTATAAAACCCGTCAGCAAACTATAACCAGTCAAAATACTTTTGCTAACTATATATCTGTTCTTAAAAGAAATTTTCCTTTAAACACTTTGGCAACAAAAAATAATTGTGAGGAAATTATTAATTCATTTCAGGGAAATAAAAAAAATGAAGTGATTGCGGTAACTTCTGTTTTTATTAAAACCTTTGAGTTGGGATTTTCACTTGACGTGACACGGGATAATGTCACCCCTGCCCATCGAGAAATCCCCGACGATGATAAAATAGTGGCTTCTTTTGACCTATTTGAAAAATTCGCCCTCAACCGCAAAAATACAAACATCAGTGATGAAATAGACACTTGGGAAATGTGGCGTTGGGTATATGGAATGTTGGCAACCTTTGGGTTAAGACCAAGGGAACTATTTGTGCAACCAGATATTGATTGGTGGATATCTCCCCAAAATATCGACCATACTTGGAAAGTCAATAAAAATACAAAAACTGGATATCGAGAAGTTATCCCTTTTGTGCCAGAATGGATAGAATTATTTGATTTACATAATCCCAAACCATTAAAGATTTTAGAAAAAAAGGTGACAAAAATCGCATCTGTGCAAAATATTAATTGGATGCGGAGAGATATATCCAGATGGTTTAGAAAAGTGGGAATTGAGTTTCAACCCTACGATTTGCGTCATGCTTGCGCCATTCGAGCGCATCTTCAGGGAATACCCATCAAAGCCGCAGCAGATAATTTAGGTCATACTGTTGATGAACATACAAAAACCTATCAAAGATGGTTTGGCATTGAAAACCGGAAAAAAGCCTTTGGTGAGGTAATTAGTCAAAAGTCGTTAATTGAGTTGCAGAAGAATGAAATATTGGCGCTCAGGATAGAGAATGAAAGGTTAAGGTTGGAAGTTGAGAGATTTAGGAAAATTCTGGATATCAGTGATAAATAA
- a CDS encoding HNH endonuclease, with translation MVIQRASDRCEYCSLSQAGQAATFHIDHITPVVAGGTTTANNLALACVSCSLRKAARQMVEDPETGKKVLIFNPRQQVWKEHFQWNTVEVVGLTATGRATINALSMNRAIMLAIRAEEELLGRHPPP, from the coding sequence TTGGTTATCCAAAGAGCAAGCGATCGCTGTGAATATTGCAGTTTATCCCAAGCAGGTCAAGCAGCTACATTTCATATTGATCACATCACTCCTGTGGTAGCAGGTGGTACAACAACAGCAAATAATTTGGCACTTGCTTGCGTGTCCTGTTCACTACGTAAAGCTGCACGACAAATGGTTGAAGATCCAGAAACAGGGAAAAAAGTACTAATCTTCAACCCTCGTCAACAAGTATGGAAAGAACATTTTCAATGGAATACTGTAGAAGTTGTTGGATTAACAGCTACAGGACGAGCAACCATTAATGCACTCAGCATGAATCGTGCGATTATGCTAGCGATTCGGGCAGAAGAAGAATTACTGGGTCGTCATCCACCACCTTAA
- a CDS encoding type II toxin-antitoxin system HicB family antitoxin: protein MKTFTAIAKRDPDTKFYVGYVSGFSGAHSQGETLDELQENLREVIEMLLEDEDLVFETEIYRYTTDCVSVNHE from the coding sequence ATGAAAACTTTTACTGCGATCGCTAAAAGAGATCCTGACACTAAGTTCTATGTTGGCTATGTCTCTGGCTTTTCTGGAGCGCATTCTCAAGGTGAAACCTTGGATGAATTGCAGGAAAATTTGCGTGAAGTTATTGAGATGCTTCTAGAGGACGAGGATCTGGTATTCGAGACAGAGATTTATAGGTATACAACAGATTGTGTTTCAGTAAATCATGAGTAA
- a CDS encoding type II toxin-antitoxin system Phd/YefM family antitoxin, whose amino-acid sequence METVNIHQAKTNLSKLLSRVELGEEIIISNRGIPVAKLVPFHNSSNRLNSLGQDKGRFVVPDDFNAPLPEEILAAFEGGEE is encoded by the coding sequence ATGGAAACTGTAAATATTCATCAAGCTAAAACGAATCTCTCAAAGCTGTTGTCGCGCGTAGAACTTGGCGAAGAAATCATTATTTCCAACCGAGGTATTCCTGTTGCCAAGTTGGTTCCGTTTCACAACTCATCAAATCGACTCAATAGTTTAGGGCAGGATAAAGGGCGTTTTGTAGTACCAGATGATTTCAATGCCCCTTTACCAGAAGAAATTTTGGCAGCATTTGAGGGTGGTGAGGAGTGA
- a CDS encoding type II toxin-antitoxin system VapC family toxin, whose translation MKLLLDTQCWLWWFTQPELLNEAAIAHIADETNELWLSVASIWEIGIKVAIGKLPLPDPLDSYISSRMTVLAMRSLEITASHALQAAALPLHHRDPFDRMFIAQAQIEEMTLVSADSMFYKYDISLLWAAKS comes from the coding sequence GTGAAACTTTTGCTAGATACGCAGTGTTGGTTATGGTGGTTTACCCAACCAGAGCTTTTGAATGAAGCAGCGATCGCCCATATTGCCGATGAAACGAATGAATTGTGGCTCTCAGTTGCCAGTATTTGGGAAATAGGGATAAAAGTTGCGATCGGCAAGTTACCATTGCCAGACCCCTTAGACAGTTATATTTCTAGTCGGATGACGGTGTTGGCAATGCGCTCGCTAGAAATTACAGCTTCTCATGCTTTACAAGCGGCTGCTTTACCTTTGCACCACCGAGATCCTTTTGACAGAATGTTCATTGCACAGGCTCAGATAGAAGAAATGACGCTTGTGAGTGCCGATTCGATGTTTTATAAGTACGACATTTCCCTACTTTGGGCAGCCAAATCTTAA
- a CDS encoding SDR family oxidoreductase yields MEVLGATALVTGANGGLGKYFVEGLRAQGVAKIYAGARKLDALAELVATDPQRIIPIQLEITDEESVRQAALKCQDVNLLINNAGVGLNQGLIAAPDLSSARAEMEVNYFGTLIMCRAFAPILKQNGGGAIANMVSMVARVNLPFNGSYGASKAAVLSLTQAVRAELAAQKTLVVAVLPGAIDIGMGKSFPDPKVPPEEVVRDALQAVVDGIEEVYPGEQAKQLNEQLMQDPKGVEKFIATFLPG; encoded by the coding sequence ATGGAAGTTTTAGGTGCAACTGCCCTGGTAACTGGCGCAAATGGAGGTTTAGGTAAGTACTTCGTAGAAGGATTGAGAGCGCAAGGTGTAGCCAAAATTTATGCTGGCGCTCGCAAGCTGGATGCTTTAGCTGAACTGGTTGCAACTGATCCGCAGCGAATTATCCCGATTCAGTTAGAAATTACTGATGAAGAATCTGTTCGCCAAGCTGCACTAAAATGTCAAGATGTCAACTTGTTGATTAACAATGCTGGTGTGGGCTTGAACCAGGGATTGATTGCTGCACCTGATTTGTCCTCCGCTAGGGCAGAAATGGAAGTTAATTATTTTGGGACGTTGATTATGTGCCGTGCTTTTGCTCCCATTTTGAAACAAAATGGAGGTGGAGCGATCGCTAATATGGTGTCAATGGTGGCGCGGGTAAATCTTCCTTTTAATGGCAGCTATGGCGCTTCTAAAGCAGCAGTTTTGTCATTGACTCAGGCGGTTCGGGCAGAGTTGGCGGCTCAAAAAACGCTGGTGGTAGCAGTGTTACCAGGAGCTATTGATATTGGTATGGGTAAGTCTTTCCCTGATCCAAAAGTACCTCCAGAAGAAGTAGTTCGGGATGCACTGCAAGCTGTGGTTGATGGCATAGAAGAAGTTTACCCAGGTGAGCAGGCCAAGCAACTCAATGAGCAACTGATGCAAGACCCTAAAGGAGTTGAAAAGTTTATTGCCACATTTCTACCAGGTTAA
- a CDS encoding winged helix-turn-helix transcriptional regulator codes for MSEKQTEGTSFVQTTLKILGGKWKILILWHLKDEAKRYSQLKHLMPEITEKMLIQQLRELENDGIVNRKVYSDVPLKVQYSFTDYGRTLIPVLKALCDWGQEHLKRVIRE; via the coding sequence ATGTCAGAAAAGCAAACTGAAGGCACATCATTTGTGCAAACAACGCTAAAAATTTTAGGTGGGAAATGGAAGATTTTGATTCTCTGGCACTTGAAGGATGAAGCCAAACGATACAGCCAATTGAAACACTTGATGCCTGAAATTACTGAAAAAATGTTGATTCAACAACTTCGTGAACTAGAAAATGATGGAATTGTTAACCGAAAAGTGTACTCAGATGTACCTTTAAAAGTACAATATTCTTTTACAGATTATGGCAGAACTCTTATACCTGTCTTAAAAGCTCTTTGCGACTGGGGACAAGAACATCTAAAGCGAGTTATTAGGGAATAG
- a CDS encoding type II toxin-antitoxin system VapC family toxin — protein MTAILDTSFLFALTNKSDRNHSRVFNVAKTLSEQLILPTSVLPEVCYLISSRLGHQVMRHFLVELAASDIRLESIHFEDLERVNEILEEYADSQLDFTDATIIALAERDNIIRILTLDRRDFGFVRPRHCDYFELLS, from the coding sequence ATGACAGCAATCCTGGATACAAGTTTCTTATTTGCACTTACTAACAAGAGCGACCGCAATCACTCTCGTGTTTTTAATGTCGCAAAGACTTTGAGTGAACAATTAATTTTACCAACCTCTGTCCTTCCTGAAGTTTGTTACCTAATTTCGTCTAGACTGGGACATCAAGTAATGCGTCATTTTTTGGTTGAACTTGCAGCTAGCGATATTCGACTGGAATCAATTCATTTTGAAGATTTAGAGCGAGTTAATGAAATTCTCGAAGAGTACGCTGATAGTCAGCTTGATTTTACAGATGCAACGATTATTGCACTTGCAGAGAGAGACAACATCATTCGGATCTTGACGCTTGACCGTCGTGACTTTGGTTTTGTCCGTCCTAGACACTGTGATTACTTCGAGTTATTGTCATAA
- a CDS encoding DUF2281 domain-containing protein: MDTLTTNRQTLIEAINALPDEKLIELASFVEYLQYKSTRQKEVNNHGSSFLMSIAGLGASAETDVSEQDEDILKNEIDSVRGWGLKADDRT, translated from the coding sequence ATGGATACTTTGACTACAAATAGACAGACATTAATTGAGGCAATTAATGCTCTCCCAGATGAAAAATTAATTGAGCTAGCAAGCTTTGTTGAATATCTTCAATATAAATCAACAAGGCAAAAAGAAGTAAACAATCATGGGTCTTCTTTTCTAATGTCTATTGCAGGATTAGGAGCTTCTGCGGAAACTGATGTCTCAGAACAAGATGAAGATATATTAAAAAACGAGATTGATTCTGTACGTGGTTGGGGTCTTAAAGCAGATGATCGTACATGA
- a CDS encoding hydrogenase maturation protease encodes MLTIIGCGNLNRNDDAVGVIIAQRLQKYLAENPHPHVRVYDCGTAGMEVMFQARGSKQLVIIDASSTGSEPGAVFKVPGKELEAMPEPSYNLHDFRWDNALAAGRKIFQNDFPEDVTVYLIEAANLALGLELSPVVKHSANLVFEEVAALIKQNNK; translated from the coding sequence ATGCTAACTATTATCGGTTGCGGAAATCTCAATCGCAATGACGACGCAGTAGGCGTAATCATTGCCCAACGCTTACAAAAATATCTAGCTGAAAACCCTCATCCTCATGTGCGAGTATATGACTGTGGCACCGCAGGGATGGAAGTAATGTTTCAAGCTAGAGGTAGTAAACAATTAGTAATTATTGATGCAAGTTCAACTGGTTCTGAACCGGGTGCTGTGTTTAAAGTTCCAGGAAAAGAACTGGAAGCAATGCCCGAACCTAGTTATAACTTGCACGATTTTCGTTGGGATAATGCTTTAGCCGCCGGACGGAAAATCTTTCAAAATGACTTTCCCGAAGATGTCACAGTTTATTTAATTGAGGCGGCAAATCTTGCTTTGGGACTTGAATTAAGTCCTGTCGTCAAACATTCTGCCAATTTGGTTTTTGAAGAGGTAGCTGCACTTATCAAACAGAATAATAAGTAA
- a CDS encoding nitroreductase family protein, which translates to MPSNQISGKTYHDATKHSYLSVQLDPNYVDASTQPSAFKVYPKFYRRVKLNLNNPVHSFISLTSAITLEKVYKDGPYKLRVNPSAGALYPTEVYVQLRGIEGMVDGIYHLEVENNCLTLIYELIDDGLENYIIPGKSINGFIFLISCVYYRSSWKYQNRSIRYCFLDSGHHLGAVAASAFLHNRDIQLIFDFDKLTLNSDLGFENKEFITACAVSGEIQDKKIRHLRLKVPFVSGTDYFESNQFIEDAYQATTLQKSRQQKLEYPQFDFDQDKFYQIVWDRRSIRRFRKEAISQEDYLYVVQQLQQSIPTENYEQIEIYSVVHRVEGMTPGLYKGTYLIKAGNFSEKTGYLCINQAIAKDSAVTLFFVSDYLNYQTAMQIAGFLGHRLYLTSNYLGIQCSGIGAYYDDETQELLETNKDVLYGMVIGI; encoded by the coding sequence ATGCCATCAAATCAGATATCGGGCAAAACTTATCATGACGCTACCAAGCATTCTTACTTATCGGTACAACTCGATCCAAATTATGTAGATGCTTCAACACAGCCATCTGCATTTAAAGTTTATCCAAAGTTTTATCGGAGAGTGAAATTAAATCTCAATAATCCTGTTCACTCTTTTATCTCATTAACCAGTGCGATAACACTGGAAAAAGTATATAAAGATGGCCCTTATAAACTGCGGGTGAATCCATCAGCAGGCGCTCTGTATCCTACAGAAGTTTACGTACAGCTTCGTGGGATTGAGGGAATGGTAGATGGTATATACCATCTAGAAGTTGAGAATAATTGTCTAACTCTCATCTATGAATTAATCGATGATGGGTTAGAGAATTATATTATACCGGGTAAAAGTATCAACGGATTCATCTTTTTAATTAGTTGTGTTTATTATAGGTCTAGCTGGAAATATCAAAATAGAAGCATAAGATATTGCTTCTTAGATAGTGGACACCATTTAGGTGCAGTTGCAGCTTCAGCTTTTCTCCACAACCGAGATATACAACTAATTTTTGACTTTGATAAACTTACGCTCAATTCAGATTTGGGATTTGAGAATAAAGAGTTTATTACTGCTTGTGCGGTGTCAGGAGAAATACAAGATAAGAAAATCAGACACTTAAGGCTGAAAGTTCCTTTTGTTTCTGGTACTGATTATTTTGAATCCAATCAATTTATTGAAGATGCTTATCAAGCAACTACTCTACAAAAGAGTCGCCAGCAGAAATTAGAGTATCCTCAATTTGATTTCGATCAGGATAAATTTTATCAAATAGTTTGGGATAGACGTTCTATTAGACGTTTCCGGAAAGAGGCTATTTCTCAAGAAGATTATTTATATGTAGTGCAACAACTTCAGCAGTCAATACCGACAGAAAATTATGAGCAAATAGAAATTTACTCAGTGGTGCATCGAGTAGAGGGAATGACACCTGGGTTATATAAAGGTACGTATTTGATTAAAGCGGGTAACTTTAGTGAAAAGACAGGTTACTTATGTATTAATCAGGCTATTGCTAAAGATAGCGCTGTAACTTTATTTTTTGTGTCAGATTATTTAAACTATCAAACTGCTATGCAAATAGCTGGTTTTCTGGGACATAGGCTTTATTTAACTAGTAATTATTTGGGGATTCAATGTAGTGGAATTGGTGCTTATTATGATGATGAAACCCAAGAATTATTAGAAACAAATAAAGATGTACTTTATGGAATGGTGATTGGAATATAA
- a CDS encoding ankyrin repeat domain-containing protein, translated as MSQLSSQDLSEATTQWLIAKGYNPGDLNQPGENGDTALMKATREGVYAVVKELIDAGADINARNSDRNNALWFACFGNHYDLINLLLAHNIDINNQNDNGATVLMYAASAGKTEVVKLLLQHHPNLSLKNLDDYKAIDFASNIEVLRILKNAIKSDIGQNLS; from the coding sequence ATGAGTCAATTAAGCAGCCAAGATTTGAGTGAAGCAACAACCCAATGGCTAATAGCAAAAGGCTACAATCCTGGGGATTTAAATCAGCCAGGGGAAAATGGCGATACAGCTTTGATGAAAGCCACAAGAGAGGGAGTGTATGCAGTCGTTAAAGAACTGATTGATGCAGGTGCGGATATCAACGCTCGAAATAGCGATCGCAACAATGCTTTGTGGTTTGCTTGTTTTGGTAATCACTACGATTTAATTAATTTACTCTTGGCTCATAACATTGACATTAATAACCAAAATGATAACGGTGCAACTGTTTTAATGTACGCAGCATCAGCCGGAAAGACAGAAGTAGTCAAGTTACTTTTACAACATCATCCTAATTTATCTTTAAAAAACTTGGACGATTATAAAGCGATAGATTTTGCTAGCAATATAGAAGTTTTAAGGATACTTAAAAATGCCATCAAATCAGATATCGGGCAAAACTTATCATGA
- a CDS encoding TOBE domain-containing protein codes for MEISARNSLKGIVKKVVAGTVNTEVTLEIAPGVELVSIITKSSAEKLRLAEGKEAYAVIKSSDVIVAVE; via the coding sequence ATGGAAATTAGCGCTCGTAATTCTCTCAAAGGTATTGTAAAAAAAGTTGTGGCTGGTACAGTTAACACTGAAGTAACTTTAGAAATTGCACCAGGAGTAGAGTTAGTGTCAATAATCACAAAATCATCAGCAGAAAAGCTCAGACTTGCAGAAGGCAAGGAAGCTTATGCCGTGATTAAATCATCAGATGTGATAGTTGCTGTTGAGTAA
- a CDS encoding FeoA family protein, producing MFTPFSVTGCSLKLLRTGERGIVTFCKSQDERILNELISIGVTPGTTITLEQNFPLFLIKIENTSLALDTESIQAIYVRIIHH from the coding sequence ATGTTTACCCCCTTTAGTGTGACTGGCTGTTCATTAAAATTATTGAGAACAGGAGAGCGAGGAATCGTCACCTTCTGTAAAAGTCAGGATGAAAGAATCTTAAACGAACTGATATCAATAGGGGTAACACCAGGAACCACGATTACTTTAGAACAAAACTTTCCATTATTCCTTATTAAAATAGAAAATACTTCTTTAGCACTAGATACAGAAAGCATCCAAGCTATTTATGTTCGCATTATTCATCATTGA
- a CDS encoding 2Fe-2S iron-sulfur cluster-binding protein encodes MASYQVRLINKKEDLDTTIEVEEDTTILEAAEENGIELPFSCHAGSCSSCVGKVVEGEVNQDDQNFLDDDQVSKGYALLCVTYPRSNCTIKTHQEAYLV; translated from the coding sequence ATGGCTTCCTACCAAGTTAGATTAATCAACAAAAAAGAAGACCTCGACACTACAATTGAAGTTGAAGAAGACACCACCATCTTAGAAGCAGCAGAAGAAAATGGTATTGAATTGCCCTTTTCATGTCATGCAGGCTCTTGCTCTAGCTGTGTTGGTAAAGTTGTCGAAGGTGAAGTTAATCAAGACGATCAAAACTTCCTGGATGACGATCAGGTTTCTAAAGGATACGCTCTACTTTGTGTAACTTATCCTCGTTCTAATTGCACAATCAAAACACATCAAGAAGCGTACCTCGTATAA
- a CDS encoding HesB/IscA family protein yields MAVILSEKAEFHLRAFLKGSAPDADGATKGVRISVKDGGCSGYEYAIDITSKPQPDDLVSHQGKVVVYVDAKSAPLLDGVIVDFVEGVMESGFKFINPNATDTCGCGKSFKTDDGTPTGVPCS; encoded by the coding sequence ATGGCCGTTATCTTATCAGAAAAAGCAGAATTCCATCTGCGAGCATTCCTCAAAGGTTCAGCACCCGACGCTGATGGCGCAACTAAAGGTGTCCGCATCTCGGTAAAAGATGGTGGTTGCAGTGGCTATGAATATGCGATCGATATCACCAGCAAACCCCAACCAGATGATTTGGTAAGTCACCAAGGCAAAGTGGTAGTTTACGTTGATGCCAAAAGTGCGCCGTTATTAGACGGAGTTATCGTTGACTTCGTTGAGGGAGTGATGGAAAGCGGTTTTAAATTCATCAACCCCAATGCAACTGATACCTGCGGTTGTGGAAAGTCCTTCAAAACAGACGATGGTACGCCTACTGGTGTACCTTGCAGCTAA
- a CDS encoding HesA/MoeB/ThiF family protein, whose protein sequence is MVNLTPTELERYRRQMMLPNFGETAQKRLKSATVLVTGVGGLGGTAALYLAVAGVGRLILVRGGDLRLDDMNRQVLMTDDWVGKPRVFKAKETLDAINPDVQVEAVHDYITPENVDSLVQSADMALDCAHNFTERNLLNEACVRSRKPMVEAAMNGMEAYLTTIIPGVTPCLSCLFPEKPDWDQRGFSVIGAVSGTLACLTALEAIKLITGFSQPLLSQLLTIDLNRMEFAKRRSHRDRSCPVCGNSAPWRHAQSNSMEPTATGIAQNT, encoded by the coding sequence TTGGTTAACCTAACGCCTACCGAATTAGAACGCTATCGTCGCCAAATGATGCTTCCGAACTTTGGCGAAACAGCACAGAAACGCCTAAAGTCAGCGACGGTTTTGGTTACAGGTGTGGGGGGATTAGGCGGTACGGCGGCGCTTTACTTAGCAGTAGCGGGCGTTGGGCGGCTAATCCTAGTCCGGGGTGGTGACTTGCGGCTAGATGATATGAATCGTCAGGTTCTTATGACTGATGATTGGGTAGGTAAGCCAAGGGTATTCAAAGCTAAAGAAACTCTGGATGCGATTAATCCTGATGTCCAAGTGGAAGCTGTTCATGATTACATCACCCCGGAAAATGTAGACTCGTTAGTGCAATCTGCTGATATGGCTCTTGATTGCGCCCACAACTTTACAGAGCGCAATTTGTTAAATGAAGCCTGTGTGCGATCGCGTAAGCCAATGGTGGAAGCCGCAATGAATGGGATGGAGGCTTACCTGACGACGATTATTCCTGGTGTGACTCCTTGTTTATCTTGTCTGTTTCCAGAAAAGCCTGATTGGGATCAGCGCGGCTTTTCAGTTATAGGCGCTGTTTCTGGAACCCTAGCTTGTTTAACAGCTTTGGAAGCTATCAAGCTGATCACTGGGTTTAGTCAGCCTCTATTGTCGCAATTGCTGACAATCGACCTAAATCGGATGGAATTTGCTAAACGCCGTTCTCACCGCGATCGCTCTTGTCCAGTATGCGGTAATAGTGCGCCTTGGAGACACGCGCAATCTAATTCGATGGAACCTACAGCCACAGGTATTGCACAAAATACTTAA
- the nifW gene encoding nitrogenase-stabilizing/protective protein NifW encodes MTGTIDEFKKLVDAEEFFHFFNLSYDLEVVNVHRLHILKKFSQYMQEIDDNSPDLSQEEKLNQYSLALQKAYQVFIESTAYEQKLFKVFNDKPKNVVTLTEITSD; translated from the coding sequence ATGACTGGAACTATTGATGAATTCAAGAAGCTCGTAGATGCAGAAGAATTTTTTCACTTCTTTAACCTGTCCTACGATTTAGAAGTTGTAAATGTACATCGTCTACATATTCTGAAAAAGTTTTCTCAATATATGCAGGAAATTGATGATAATTCTCCTGACTTGAGTCAAGAAGAGAAATTAAATCAATATTCTTTGGCTTTGCAAAAAGCTTATCAGGTATTTATCGAATCGACAGCTTATGAACAAAAGCTGTTCAAAGTGTTTAACGACAAGCCGAAAAATGTAGTCACACTGACAGAAATCACTTCTGATTAG